The Streptomyces nigra genome includes the window CCTGCGTCCACCCCGGCCACCGCGACGGCGCCGTGATCGGCCTGATCTGGGCGGGCATCGCCCGCTACATGGTGGACCGCGGCCACGAGTGGCTGGCGGGCTGCTGCTCGATCCCGCTCGCCGACGGCGGCACCCTCGCCGCCGCCACCTGGGACCGGGTCCGCACCCGGCACCTCGCCCCCGCGGAGCACCGTGTACGGCCGCTGCGGCCCTGGCGGCCGGTCTCCCCGGCACCCGCCCGGCGCGTCGAACTCCCCGCCCTCCTGCGCGGATACCTGCGCCTGGGCGCCCAGGTGTGCGGTGAACCCGCACACGACCCCGAGTTCGGGGTGGCCGACCTGTACGTGCTGCTGTCGATGCGCCGGATGGACCCGCGCTATCTGCGGCACTTCCTCTCCCTCGTCCCGGCATGACGGCCCCGACGGGCGGAGCCGCCCCTGTCCACGCGCACGCCGCCGACACCGGGACCGTGTGGCGTCCGAGCGCCCCCTGCACCCCGCGCATCTGCGTCGAGCCCGCGGCACGGACGCGGGCCCTGCCGTGGGCCGTTCTGCGGGTGACGGCCCTGCTGCTTCTGCTGGCCGCCGGCCTGACCGTGCGTCTGGCCACCGCGCCGCTCGGCGCCCGCGTGCCGCCGGGCCCCGTCCGCCACTGGTGCCGCTGGGTGGTCCGGGCCGCAGGCTTGCGGGTCCGGATCGACGGCGCGGCCACGACCGGCACCGGCGTGCTGATCGTCGCCCGGCACGTGTCCTGGCTGGACATCCCCCTGCTGGCCGCCGTCCGCCCGGCACGGATGCTCGCCAAGTCGGAGATCCGCTCCTGGCCGGTCGCCGGCCGGCTGGCCGCCCTCGGCGGTGCCCTGTTCATCGACCGGGACCGGATCCGCGCGCTGCACGGCACGGTCGCCCGGATCGCCGGGGCACTGCGCTCCGGCGCGGCGGTCGTCGTGTTCCCCGAGGGCAGCACCTGGTGCGGCCGGAGCGGTGGCCGCTTCCGCCGGGCCGCGTTCCAGGCCGCCCTGGACGCGGACGTCCCCGTCCTGCCCGTACGTCTGCGCTACCGGGTCACCGGCGGCCCGGCCGCCACGCTCCCGGCCTTCGTCGGCGACGACACGCTGCTCGCCTCGGTCTGGCGGGTGGTCCGGGCCCGGGGTCTGAGCGCGGAGGTGGAGGTACGGGCGCCCCTCGTGCCGGGCGCCACGACCGACCGCCGCGCGCTGGCAGGGGCGGCCGAGAGGGCGGTGGGGACACCGGGGGACGCCGTCCTCGCCGGGGAGGCCGTCCCGGCGGGAGACGGGGTGCCCCGCGTGGGAGTCACGGCATGACGCGCGCCAGATACGGCGCCGTGGCGCTGTCCGCCGTCGCCGCCACCTCCGCCGGGGTGCCCGCCGCCACGATCCGGCCGCCCGCGTCGCCGCCGCCCGGGCCGAGGTCGATCACCCAGTCGGCGCCCGCGACGACGGACATGTC containing:
- a CDS encoding GNAT family N-acetyltransferase, producing the protein MTGASTLARPPQPTAPTRYTVRLARDEEDVRAAQRLRHDVFAGELGASLATPLPGLDIDAFDAYCDHLLVREESSGQVVGTYRLLPPERAAVAGRLYSETEFDLTAIDAIRPDLVEVGRSCVHPGHRDGAVIGLIWAGIARYMVDRGHEWLAGCCSIPLADGGTLAAATWDRVRTRHLAPAEHRVRPLRPWRPVSPAPARRVELPALLRGYLRLGAQVCGEPAHDPEFGVADLYVLLSMRRMDPRYLRHFLSLVPA
- a CDS encoding lysophospholipid acyltransferase family protein, whose amino-acid sequence is MTAPTGGAAPVHAHAADTGTVWRPSAPCTPRICVEPAARTRALPWAVLRVTALLLLLAAGLTVRLATAPLGARVPPGPVRHWCRWVVRAAGLRVRIDGAATTGTGVLIVARHVSWLDIPLLAAVRPARMLAKSEIRSWPVAGRLAALGGALFIDRDRIRALHGTVARIAGALRSGAAVVVFPEGSTWCGRSGGRFRRAAFQAALDADVPVLPVRLRYRVTGGPAATLPAFVGDDTLLASVWRVVRARGLSAEVEVRAPLVPGATTDRRALAGAAERAVGTPGDAVLAGEAVPAGDGVPRVGVTA